Proteins found in one Quercus robur chromosome 2, dhQueRobu3.1, whole genome shotgun sequence genomic segment:
- the LOC126715317 gene encoding uncharacterized protein LOC126715317, producing MKGEVQLEVTSAENPSPSDADPLLDKHADSSSPRSSSSSSNEIRNEDIETGSNSCCRICLESDAEPEDELISPCMCKGTQQFVHRSCLDHWRSVKEGFAFSHCTTCKAQYHFCVALFEDNSWRKLKFRIFVARDVFLVFLAVQTVIAAMGGFAYLMDKDGAFRNSFSDSWDRILSKHPIPFYYCIGVLAFFVLLGFFGLILHCSSLNGNDPRMAGCQNCCYGWGILDCFPASMEACFALVIVFVVIFAILGIAYGFLAATMAIQRIWQRHYHILTKRELTKEYIVEDLHGCYAPPKLDPEHEARLKMLKLL from the exons ATGAAAGGGGAAGTACAGCTAGAGGTAACGAGTGCAGAGAACCCTAGTCCTAGTGATGCTGATCCTCTGCTAGACAAACATGCCGATTCATCGTCACCAAGGAGCTCGAGCTCGAGCTCGAATGAGATCAGGAATGAAGATATTGAGACCGGTTCGAATTCGTGTTGTCGCATTTGCCTCGAGAGCGATGCGGAGCCAG AGGATGAATTAATATCTCCATGCATGTGCAAAGGTACCCAGCAGTTTGTGCATCGTTCGTGTCTTGATCATTGGCGTTCAGTTAAG GAAGGATTTGCTTTCTCACATTGTACCACTTGCAAAGCTCAATATCACTTTTGTGTTGCATTGTTTGAGGACAACTCTTGGCGAAAACTAAAATTCAGGATTTTCGTGGCAAGGGATGTTTTTCTTGTATTCTTGGCTGTACAAACT GTTATTGCTGCAATGGGTGGCTTTGCATACCTAATGGATAAAGATGGGGCCTTCAGGAACTCATTCAGTGATAGTTGGGATCGGATTCTGTCAAAACATCCTATACCTTTCTATTATTGTATAG GGGTACTGGCCTTCTTTGTGCTGCTTGGATTTTTTGGGCTTATACTACATTGCTCCTCCCTCAATGGTAACGACCCTCGGATGGCTGGCTGCCAGAACTGTTGCTACGGATGGGGAATCTTGGATTGTTTTCCTGCTTCAATGGAGGCATGCTTTGCCTTggttattgtttttgttgtcaTTTTTGCCATTCTTGGCATAGCTTATGGTTTCCTTGCTGCCACCATGGCCATTCAGAGGATCTGGCAGAGACACTACCACATCCTTACTAAGAGGGAGCTCACTAAG GAGTACATAGTGGAGGATCTTCATGGTTGTTATGCCCCACCAAAATTGGATCCAGAACATGAAGCACGTCTGAAAATGCTTAAGCTTTTGTAG